A window of the Comamonas sp. Y33R10-2 genome harbors these coding sequences:
- the dnaN gene encoding DNA polymerase III subunit beta: MIVLKATQDKVLAVLQSVAGIVERRHTLPILANVLIKKTGNALQLTTSDLEIQIRTTAELGGDAGDFTTTIGARKLIDILKTMPGDQTVSLETQQAKMILKGGKSRFTLQTLPAEDFPLVQESAAFGPAFSVPQKVLKDLLGQVSFSMAVQDIRYYLNGILFVAEGNTLSLVATDGHRLAWASATLDVEVPVKQEVILPRKTVLEMQRLLSDASGDNQPVIEMQFASNQAKFTFGGMEFVTKLVEGKFPDYNRVIPKNHTNSVTLGRAPLLASLQRTAIMTSDKFKGVRLSVEPGTLRVASNNAEQEEAMDELDIDYGGDTIEIGFNVTYLIDVLTNMSQDMVKIDLQDGNSSALVSIPENESFKYVVMPMRI, encoded by the coding sequence ATGATCGTCCTGAAAGCCACACAAGACAAAGTTCTCGCGGTCCTGCAATCAGTGGCCGGCATCGTCGAACGCCGCCACACGCTGCCTATTTTGGCCAATGTGCTGATCAAAAAAACAGGCAACGCGCTGCAACTGACGACCAGCGATCTGGAAATCCAGATCCGCACCACCGCTGAGCTGGGCGGCGACGCTGGCGACTTCACCACCACCATTGGTGCCCGCAAGCTGATCGACATTTTGAAGACCATGCCCGGCGACCAAACCGTGAGCCTGGAGACGCAGCAAGCCAAGATGATTTTGAAGGGTGGCAAGAGCCGCTTTACGCTGCAGACCCTGCCCGCAGAAGACTTCCCGCTGGTGCAAGAATCTGCCGCCTTTGGCCCCGCTTTCAGCGTGCCGCAAAAAGTGCTCAAGGACTTACTGGGCCAAGTGTCCTTTTCCATGGCGGTGCAAGACATTCGCTACTACCTGAACGGTATTTTGTTTGTGGCTGAAGGCAACACACTGAGCCTGGTTGCCACTGACGGTCACCGCTTGGCATGGGCCAGCGCCACGCTGGATGTGGAAGTGCCCGTCAAGCAAGAAGTCATTTTGCCGCGCAAGACCGTGCTGGAAATGCAGCGCCTGCTGAGCGACGCCAGCGGTGACAACCAGCCCGTCATCGAGATGCAATTTGCCAGCAATCAAGCCAAGTTCACCTTTGGCGGCATGGAGTTTGTGACCAAGCTGGTCGAAGGCAAGTTCCCTGACTACAACCGTGTGATCCCCAAGAACCACACCAACAGCGTGACTCTGGGCCGCGCACCGCTGCTGGCATCCCTGCAGCGCACGGCCATCATGACCAGCGACAAATTCAAGGGCGTGCGCCTGTCGGTTGAGCCCGGCACGCTGCGCGTCGCATCCAACAATGCCGAGCAAGAAGAGGCGATGGATGAACTCGATATCGACTACGGTGGCGACACCATTGAAATCGGCTTCAACGTGACCTATTTGATCGATGTGCTCACCAATATGAGCCAAGACATGGTCAAGATCGATCTGCAAGATGGCAACAGCTCCGCGCTGGTCTCCATCCCTGAGAACGAAAGCTTCAAGTACGTCGTGATGCCCATGCGCATCTAG
- the dnaA gene encoding chromosomal replication initiator protein DnaA, with protein sequence MTEEPTNDAGQALWQVCVEQMGQEMPEQQFNTWIKPLTALVAEDFSKVTVYVANRFKLDWIRAQYAGRISAMLESLYGQPVTLELALAQRESVVRTYVRPPSSSSQQLAPQTLNVSVPTVTEEASAPVFRTRLNPALTFETLVEGTANRMARSAAMHVAGSPGHLYNPLFIYGGVGLGKTHLMHAVGNQLLKDKPDAKILYIHAEQFVSDVVKAYQRRTFDEFKERYHSLDLLLIDDVQFFANKDRTQEEFFNAFEALLTKKSHIVMTSDTYPKGLANIHERLVSRFDSGLTVAIEPPELEMRVAILINKARAENADMPEEVAFFVAKNVRSNVRELEGALRKILAYSRFNQKEVSIQLAREALRDLLSIQNRQISVENIQKTVADYYKIKVADMYSKKRPASIARPRQIAMYLAKELTQKSLPEIGELFGGRDHTTVLHAVRKISGERQTNTELNQQLHVLEQTLKG encoded by the coding sequence ATGACAGAGGAACCAACCAATGATGCAGGCCAAGCCCTGTGGCAGGTCTGCGTGGAGCAAATGGGCCAAGAAATGCCCGAGCAGCAATTCAACACATGGATCAAGCCGCTTACCGCTCTAGTTGCCGAAGACTTTTCCAAGGTCACCGTTTACGTGGCCAACCGCTTCAAGCTGGACTGGATTCGTGCCCAGTACGCTGGCCGCATCTCGGCCATGCTGGAGTCACTGTATGGCCAGCCCGTCACCCTTGAGTTAGCACTTGCTCAGCGCGAAAGCGTGGTGCGTACTTATGTGCGCCCACCGTCTTCTTCTTCGCAGCAGTTGGCACCTCAGACACTCAATGTGTCCGTTCCCACGGTAACTGAAGAAGCTAGCGCCCCGGTGTTCCGCACCCGCCTGAACCCCGCTCTCACATTCGAGACGCTGGTCGAAGGTACGGCCAACCGCATGGCTCGTTCCGCAGCTATGCATGTGGCTGGCTCGCCCGGCCATCTGTACAACCCGCTGTTTATCTACGGCGGTGTTGGCTTGGGTAAAACCCACTTGATGCACGCTGTGGGTAACCAGTTGCTCAAGGACAAGCCGGACGCCAAGATTCTCTATATCCACGCAGAGCAATTTGTCTCGGATGTGGTCAAGGCCTATCAGCGCCGCACCTTTGATGAGTTCAAAGAACGCTATCACTCGCTCGATCTTTTGTTGATCGACGATGTGCAGTTCTTTGCCAACAAAGACCGCACGCAAGAAGAATTCTTCAACGCCTTCGAAGCCCTGCTGACCAAGAAGAGCCATATCGTGATGACGTCGGACACCTACCCCAAGGGTCTGGCCAATATTCACGAGCGTCTAGTATCTCGCTTCGACTCCGGCCTCACGGTCGCGATTGAGCCGCCTGAGCTGGAAATGCGCGTGGCGATTTTGATCAACAAGGCCCGCGCTGAGAACGCCGATATGCCTGAAGAAGTCGCCTTCTTCGTGGCCAAAAACGTGCGCTCCAACGTGCGTGAACTCGAAGGCGCGCTGCGCAAAATTCTGGCTTATTCGCGCTTCAATCAAAAAGAAGTGTCGATTCAGCTGGCCCGCGAGGCGCTGCGCGATCTGCTCAGTATTCAAAACCGCCAGATTTCTGTGGAAAACATCCAGAAAACGGTGGCTGACTACTACAAGATCAAGGTCGCTGACATGTACAGCAAGAAGCGCCCGGCCAGCATTGCACGCCCACGCCAGATTGCGATGTACTTGGCCAAGGAGCTGACGCAAAAGAGCTTGCCTGAGATTGGCGAGCTGTTTGGCGGGCGCGACCACACAACGGTGCTGCACGCGGTACGCAAGATATCTGGCGAGCGCCAGACCAATACTGAGCTGAACCAGCAATTGCATGTGTTGGAGCAAACGCTCAAGGGTTGA